GTTGAAGAAGATACATGGGCAGTAGTATCAGAAGAAGGAACTGTATAATTGTTCTTCTCTTCATATACTGTTTGTTTATCTTCGTACACAATCTCTTCTTTTGGAGAAAAGTGAATgttcttctgaattttctgatttgtTTCGTTACTTTTCTTGATAAACTCATCATATATATGGTCTCCACCACTGTTTACTGAAGAATCATCATTTCTTGATATTTTACCAGACTTGATGAAAAGTGTTAAAATAATTGCATTACCCAAGAAGAATACGAACCGAGGACTTACTAATATGATACAGAATTCCTGAAAGTAATACCCCAAGACTTGAATTACGTTTGGTAATCTAGTTGAGAACCAAGAAACTAAAACCAGAACAACACATATCTCAAAAATCCTGAAGAAGTTTCCGATCTTCTGTAATTGATCGTATTTTTTCATTGCATTTGCTTTCTCCATTTTCACATTATCCACAAACTCCATGATCTTGATAATATCTTGATAACTAATCAAGTGTAAGCAAAACTGAACAGAAAAACAGAGGTTTAGAATTCTGCAGGAAATTCAAGAGAGAGGAGGGAAGAAAACTAGAGAGGGATTTGAAATGGGTTTTTAGAGAAAAATGAGAAG
This is a stretch of genomic DNA from Papaver somniferum cultivar HN1 chromosome 1, ASM357369v1, whole genome shotgun sequence. It encodes these proteins:
- the LOC113288503 gene encoding uncharacterized protein LOC113288503, whose product is MEFVDNVKMEKANAMKKYDQLQKIGNFFRIFEICVVLVLVSWFSTRLPNVIQVLGYYFQEFCIILVSPRFVFFLGNAIILTLFIKSGKISRNDDSSVNSGGDHIYDEFIKKSNETNQKIQKNIHFSPKEEIVYEDKQTVYEEKNNYTVPSSDTTAHVSSSTTAMNTKMTKKMNKTKDTKFRRTQSGIPKGVSTNENPINKSELRRSVTEKCRRPNPPVVVEESVEVDYEQEMSNEEFQRTIEEFIAKQRLFRREESMAIVLQ